One stretch of Candidatus Bathyarchaeia archaeon DNA includes these proteins:
- a CDS encoding YkgJ family cysteine cluster protein yields MPELDFPEGVRWRCKKCGMCCGDTSDRKRRILAMEYEVDSISRFTGLEADVFSYPTGRGLYTHAIRKVNGVCVFLKEGSCSIYDVRPLVCVFYPFSMSLRNGRLRFELTKERCPGIGEGEVLGREYFEELLRAYGRVMEAGAQALMERFKGDPR; encoded by the coding sequence TTGCCAGAACTAGATTTCCCAGAGGGGGTCAGATGGCGTTGCAAAAAATGTGGGATGTGTTGCGGCGATACGAGCGATCGCAAGAGGAGGATATTGGCTATGGAATATGAGGTGGATTCGATCTCAAGGTTCACGGGCTTGGAGGCGGATGTCTTTTCATATCCGACCGGGAGAGGACTTTATACGCATGCCATAAGGAAGGTTAATGGGGTTTGCGTCTTCCTGAAGGAGGGTTCCTGCTCCATCTACGATGTGAGGCCTCTAGTTTGTGTGTTCTATCCCTTCAGCATGAGCCTAAGGAATGGGAGATTGCGCTTCGAATTAACCAAGGAGAGGTGTCCCGGGATCGGGGAGGGCGAGGTTTTGGGGAGGGAGTACTTCGAGGAATTGCTCCGAGCCTATGGGAGGGTTATGGAGGCTGGGGCGCAAGCCTTGATGGAGAGATTTAAGGGTGATCCGAGATGA
- a CDS encoding DUF47 family protein, with protein sequence MAFPLETEAAIRRQMLDMCLDHARLSVEVVRELTLMLDALLKDSGEEMRARIEKIHELMKQANELKNNILAEVSSVGSLLINREVLLRLIFRMGDINDDAEAIAYRLSGLIERGLKLDRTFLESLAALSSKILNEMGKMREAIRSLNLNPESTINISNSVDEIEREIDVLHRNLELDLLMANLPIHSLLILKDIAEHLERMADTCGDIVDMARVLAVTG encoded by the coding sequence ATGGCCTTTCCTTTAGAAACAGAGGCTGCCATAAGGAGGCAGATGCTCGATATGTGCCTAGACCATGCGAGGTTATCAGTTGAAGTTGTCAGGGAGCTTACGTTGATGCTCGATGCGTTGTTGAAGGATAGCGGGGAAGAAATGAGGGCCCGCATAGAGAAAATACACGAACTCATGAAGCAAGCAAACGAGTTGAAGAACAACATACTCGCCGAGGTCTCCTCGGTCGGCTCATTATTGATCAACAGGGAGGTCCTCCTCAGGCTGATCTTCAGGATGGGGGATATAAACGATGATGCGGAGGCCATAGCCTACAGGTTATCCGGGCTCATCGAGCGCGGTTTGAAATTGGATAGAACTTTCTTGGAGAGCTTGGCCGCCCTCTCCTCCAAGATATTGAATGAAATGGGAAAGATGAGGGAAGCAATTCGATCCCTCAACCTCAACCCGGAGAGTACCATAAACATATCCAACTCAGTCGATGAAATAGAGAGAGAAATCGACGTGCTCCATAGGAATTTGGAGCTAGACCTCTTGATGGCCAACTTGCCCATCCACTCGCTGCTCATCCTAAAGGACATAGCCGAGCATTTGGAGAGGATGGCCGACACCTGCGGGGATATAGTCGACATGGCTAGGGTCTTGGCGGTGACGGGATGA
- a CDS encoding AAA family ATPase, giving the protein MASSRRSSIFKEGGIEKLSVDYVPERLPHRESELRDIVEAFRPFLEHPHAWRKVLIHGPTGTGKTVTAKKAGEILSEISKEMGVKFKYAHVNCRFERSAFGLVQEIIRQTVPGLPLRGYGPTEYLRALFGHLEDNDEILLLTLDEVDHLLTSIGDDILYALTRASETAEIPQRVSMILIAKDTGFLGGLRPQVLSKIRPDEALGFEPYGRSEIFDILSDRIEWAFTEGSVSAEAIRFISRNASLIGGGDARYAIQLLLTAGLVADREGSKRILPEHIREAQEKIDPRIDREDLLALSDEEKRVLLAVAKTLRIMEEVAYAPLETVRDYYEMVCEERGIVSAEGPPLEGVLERLEALGLIDIEEGVGVSLPLMRARALEEFLETTS; this is encoded by the coding sequence ATGGCTTCTTCGCGGAGGAGCTCTATCTTCAAGGAGGGCGGGATCGAGAAGCTGAGCGTCGATTATGTGCCTGAGAGGTTGCCGCATAGGGAATCGGAACTAAGGGATATCGTGGAGGCGTTCAGGCCTTTTTTGGAGCATCCGCATGCTTGGAGAAAGGTTTTGATCCATGGGCCGACTGGGACTGGGAAAACAGTTACCGCAAAGAAGGCGGGGGAAATCCTCTCTGAAATCTCCAAGGAGATGGGGGTTAAGTTCAAATACGCACACGTCAACTGCAGATTCGAGAGAAGCGCATTCGGACTCGTCCAAGAGATAATCCGACAAACCGTTCCGGGCTTGCCGCTGAGGGGCTATGGACCGACCGAATATTTGCGCGCCCTCTTCGGCCACTTGGAGGATAACGATGAGATCCTCCTCTTGACCTTGGATGAGGTGGACCATCTCCTAACGAGCATCGGAGACGACATCCTTTACGCCTTGACGAGGGCATCCGAAACGGCCGAGATCCCCCAGCGGGTTAGCATGATATTGATAGCCAAGGATACTGGCTTCCTCGGAGGGCTAAGGCCGCAGGTATTGAGCAAGATCAGGCCGGACGAGGCCTTGGGCTTCGAGCCCTATGGGCGATCGGAGATATTCGATATACTCAGCGATAGGATAGAATGGGCATTCACGGAGGGGAGCGTGAGCGCCGAGGCGATTCGGTTCATATCTAGGAACGCCTCCCTCATCGGTGGCGGTGACGCTCGCTACGCAATACAGCTCCTCCTAACCGCTGGCCTCGTGGCCGATAGGGAGGGGTCCAAAAGGATCCTTCCCGAGCACATCAGGGAGGCGCAGGAGAAAATCGATCCAAGGATCGACCGTGAGGACCTACTCGCGCTCTCCGATGAGGAGAAACGTGTCCTCTTGGCCGTCGCTAAGACCCTGAGGATAATGGAGGAGGTGGCCTACGCGCCCCTTGAAACGGTTCGGGATTATTATGAAATGGTCTGCGAGGAGCGGGGCATCGTATCGGCCGAGGGGCCTCCCTTGGAGGGGGTCTTGGAGAGGCTCGAAGCGCTGGGCCTCATAGATATCGAGGAGGGGGTTGGAGTTTCATTGCCGCTAATGAGGGCCAGAGCCCTTGAGGAGTTTTTGGAAACGACGTCCTAG
- the glyS gene encoding glycine--tRNA ligase encodes MMGKSKYEVISELARRRGFFWQSFEIYGGMGGFIDLGPIGSKLKQKLEDAWRDFFVKRNGIYEVSTPIINPRIVFQASGHLDSFKDPMVECTKCGRKYRADHLLEDATGTKFEAIGLEAIDAEIEARNLACPECGGRLSKARYFLTMFETTIGPYSEAIGYARPETAQGIFIDFKRLYEIARGRLPFGVAQIGKALRNEISPRQGPIRLREFTLMEIEFFFDPEEECAALEEVEDEVLKLVPASLRERRIEEPIEKSVGEAVREGIIVNGWLAFFMAKSKEFICGLGIPEERQRFHEKLPNERAHYSAQTFDHEVLLEDWGWVEIAGHAYRTDYDLSRHSAFSGQELKAFKAYERPRIAKALRIVPNEVRIREAFGERYKLVMEALTKARPEDVKASIESKGYFEALGERVTPEHISFRSVEVKETGRRFTPHVVEPSFGLERIMYAVLEHSYSIKEGRVVLRLPKRIAPIQAVVLPLVNREDLEAKAKSIWRYLLEAGFDAEYDDSGSIGRRYARADEIGVPIAITVDQRSLMDGTVTLRERDSWKQMRVRAEEVPGCLKGYLSGDLGFEEINAS; translated from the coding sequence ATGATGGGGAAAAGCAAATATGAGGTCATATCCGAGCTGGCTAGAAGGAGAGGTTTCTTCTGGCAATCTTTCGAGATCTATGGGGGGATGGGGGGCTTCATAGACCTCGGCCCGATTGGATCGAAGCTGAAGCAAAAGCTTGAGGATGCTTGGCGGGATTTCTTCGTCAAGAGGAATGGAATATATGAGGTATCCACCCCCATAATCAATCCAAGGATCGTATTCCAAGCATCGGGACATCTGGATTCGTTCAAGGACCCCATGGTGGAATGTACGAAATGCGGGCGCAAATACCGCGCTGATCATTTGCTCGAGGATGCAACCGGGACGAAGTTCGAGGCAATTGGGCTTGAGGCCATCGATGCCGAGATAGAGGCGAGGAACCTAGCCTGCCCGGAGTGCGGCGGGAGGCTTTCCAAGGCCAGATACTTCTTGACGATGTTCGAAACCACCATAGGGCCCTATAGCGAGGCGATAGGATATGCGAGGCCGGAAACGGCCCAAGGGATCTTCATAGATTTCAAAAGGCTATATGAGATCGCCAGAGGGAGGCTCCCCTTCGGCGTGGCGCAGATCGGAAAAGCCTTGAGGAATGAGATCTCCCCGAGGCAGGGGCCGATAAGGCTCAGGGAGTTCACCTTGATGGAAATCGAGTTCTTCTTCGATCCCGAGGAGGAATGCGCGGCGCTCGAGGAGGTAGAGGACGAAGTTCTCAAGCTTGTCCCAGCGAGCCTGAGGGAGAGGAGGATCGAGGAACCCATTGAGAAGTCGGTGGGGGAGGCGGTGCGCGAGGGCATTATAGTCAATGGATGGCTCGCCTTCTTTATGGCGAAATCGAAGGAGTTCATTTGCGGGCTCGGGATACCGGAGGAGAGGCAGAGGTTCCATGAGAAATTGCCCAATGAGAGAGCGCATTACTCCGCACAGACCTTCGATCACGAGGTCCTATTGGAGGACTGGGGTTGGGTGGAGATAGCCGGGCATGCCTATAGGACCGACTACGATTTATCGAGGCATAGCGCGTTCTCGGGCCAAGAGCTTAAGGCCTTCAAGGCATATGAAAGGCCGAGGATAGCAAAGGCCTTGAGGATCGTCCCGAACGAGGTAAGGATACGAGAGGCGTTCGGGGAGAGGTATAAGCTCGTCATGGAGGCCTTGACGAAGGCTAGGCCGGAGGATGTCAAGGCATCCATCGAGTCGAAGGGATATTTTGAAGCGCTTGGGGAGAGGGTGACTCCCGAGCACATATCCTTCAGGTCGGTCGAAGTTAAGGAAACCGGAAGACGGTTCACCCCCCACGTGGTGGAGCCGAGCTTCGGGCTGGAGAGGATTATGTACGCGGTCTTGGAGCATTCGTATTCCATCAAGGAGGGCAGAGTCGTTTTGAGGCTTCCGAAGAGGATAGCTCCAATTCAAGCGGTCGTCCTACCGCTTGTTAATAGGGAGGACTTGGAGGCGAAGGCAAAATCCATATGGAGGTATCTGCTGGAGGCGGGCTTCGATGCAGAGTACGACGACTCCGGCTCCATAGGGAGGAGGTATGCGAGGGCCGATGAGATCGGGGTCCCGATAGCCATAACCGTGGACCAAAGGAGCCTGATGGACGGCACGGTTACGCTTAGGGAAAGGGATTCGTGGAAGCAGATGAGGGTCAGGGCAGAGGAGGTTCCGGGATGCCTCAAGGGCTACTTATCGGGGGACCTAGGCTTCGAGGAGATCAATGCCTCGTAA
- a CDS encoding MBL fold metallo-hydrolase: MKIRYEEGIYIEGEGISIAMDASKMPRSQMALVTHAHWDHCKAFWFDGLPKASTKATLEFVKVSGRSISRWTRIEIGQSLEVGDFRIKAHNAGHILGSVQYDLRSGDYEVVYTGDLNLEDTLISRAAQPISCDILLIEATYGHPSHARPPREAVINAIVEWSIQIIRKGLIPVLYADSLGNSQELISIFNRYTRIPVVVHEKIAKLSCIYKAHGFPLEFFDMGDFGEEELNRCDHILLMPKGAKLKLTRRHKPALVSGWGDIGGFGMETFPLSDHADFGSLMGYVEESSPDLVLTVHGGAYDRVLAKAIESSLGIRARPLNTGPWDSER, encoded by the coding sequence TTGAAGATCCGCTATGAGGAGGGCATATATATCGAGGGCGAAGGCATTTCGATCGCCATGGATGCCTCCAAGATGCCCCGCTCTCAAATGGCCCTCGTCACTCATGCACATTGGGACCACTGCAAAGCTTTCTGGTTCGATGGATTGCCGAAGGCATCGACCAAGGCGACCCTCGAATTCGTGAAGGTTTCAGGAAGGAGCATTTCAAGATGGACTAGGATCGAGATTGGCCAATCGCTGGAGGTCGGGGACTTCCGAATCAAAGCGCATAACGCCGGGCATATACTCGGCTCGGTGCAATACGATCTCAGGTCGGGCGATTATGAAGTGGTCTATACGGGAGACCTCAACCTAGAGGATACATTGATATCGCGGGCCGCTCAGCCGATATCCTGTGACATACTCCTCATAGAGGCTACCTATGGACACCCCTCCCATGCCCGCCCCCCTAGGGAGGCTGTAATAAATGCCATAGTGGAATGGTCCATTCAAATCATTCGGAAGGGCCTCATCCCCGTCCTCTATGCGGATAGCTTGGGGAACTCCCAAGAGCTTATAAGCATATTCAACAGATATACAAGGATCCCGGTAGTGGTCCACGAGAAGATCGCGAAACTCTCTTGTATTTATAAAGCACATGGTTTTCCCCTCGAATTCTTCGATATGGGGGATTTTGGCGAGGAGGAACTGAATCGCTGCGATCATATACTCCTGATGCCCAAGGGGGCAAAATTAAAGCTCACGAGGAGGCATAAGCCCGCGCTGGTTTCGGGATGGGGCGATATTGGGGGTTTTGGAATGGAGACATTCCCCTTAAGCGATCACGCCGATTTCGGATCCCTCATGGGGTATGTGGAAGAATCCTCTCCGGACCTCGTGCTTACGGTCCATGGTGGAGCATATGATCGCGTTCTCGCCAAAGCCATAGAGAGCAGCCTTGGGATCAGGGCTAGGCCCCTCAACACCGGACCTTGGGATTCTGAGCGCTGA
- a CDS encoding ABC transporter ATP-binding protein, with protein sequence MRGEPIIAIRNLRKAFPIEGGEIVAIEGLSFDVKEGLITALVGPNGCGKTTLLRILAGLEEPTGGTVEMDGRPIRGPGADRGMIFQEFALFPWRTVIGNVKFGLEVKGIPKEEGEAAARRFIELVGLKGFEERYPHELSSGMRQKVAFARALVNDPRIILMDEPFASLDAQTRNLMQEELLRIWRATGKTILFVTHSVDEAIFLSDEVIVLTQRPARVKKIFSIDLPRPRDRTGLQFNELRRLILKELAEELRAAHGMAD encoded by the coding sequence ATGAGGGGCGAACCCATAATAGCGATCAGGAACCTGCGCAAGGCGTTCCCAATTGAGGGGGGCGAAATAGTCGCCATCGAAGGGCTCTCGTTCGATGTCAAGGAGGGCTTGATAACGGCATTGGTCGGCCCAAACGGTTGCGGGAAGACAACGCTGCTGAGGATCTTGGCCGGCTTGGAGGAGCCCACGGGGGGGACCGTGGAGATGGATGGTAGGCCAATACGCGGACCCGGCGCGGATAGGGGGATGATATTCCAAGAGTTCGCGCTATTCCCTTGGAGGACGGTCATCGGAAACGTGAAGTTCGGGCTCGAGGTCAAGGGGATTCCCAAGGAGGAGGGCGAGGCCGCCGCTAGGAGGTTCATCGAATTGGTGGGCCTGAAGGGTTTCGAGGAGCGATACCCACACGAGCTCTCCTCGGGGATGAGGCAAAAGGTGGCATTCGCAAGGGCCCTAGTGAACGACCCAAGGATTATTCTAATGGACGAGCCCTTCGCCTCCCTTGATGCCCAGACTAGGAACTTGATGCAAGAGGAGCTCCTCAGGATATGGAGGGCGACCGGGAAGACGATACTATTCGTGACGCATTCGGTAGATGAGGCCATATTCTTGTCGGATGAGGTCATAGTGCTGACGCAAAGGCCGGCTAGGGTCAAGAAGATTTTTAGCATAGATCTGCCTAGGCCGAGGGATAGGACCGGCCTCCAGTTCAACGAATTGAGGAGGCTTATATTGAAGGAGTTGGCCGAGGAGCTAAGGGCAGCGCATGGGATGGCCGATTAG